Proteins found in one Balaenoptera acutorostrata chromosome 17, mBalAcu1.1, whole genome shotgun sequence genomic segment:
- the CRISPLD1 gene encoding cysteine-rich secretory protein LCCL domain-containing 1 isoform X2 yields MNMNATRIVHSDVLVLYVLIIHRGNWWGHAPYKHGRPCSACPPSFGGGCRENLCYKEGSDSYYPLQEEETNEIERQQSQVHDTHIRTIADDSNRNEVISTQQMSQIVSCEIRLRDQCKGTTCNRYECPAGCLDSKAKVIGSVHYEMQSSICRAAIHYGIIDNDGGWVDITRQGRKHYFIKSNRNGVQTIGKYQSANSFTVSKVTVQAVTCETTVEQLCPFHKPASHCPRVYCPRNCMQANPHYARVIGTRIYSDLSSICRAAVHAGVVQNHGGYVDVMPVDKRKTYIASFQNGIFSESLQNPPGGKAFRVFAVV; encoded by the exons ATGAACATGAATGCAACCCGTATTGTCCATTCAGATGTTCTGGTCCTGTATGTACTCATTATACACAG GGGAAACTGGTGGGGCCACGCCCCCTACAAACATGGCCGGCCCTGTTCTGCTTGCCCACCTAGTTTTGGAGGAGGCTGTAGAGAAAATCTGTGCTACAAAG AAGGATCAGATAGCTATTACCCTCttcaagaagaagaaacaaatgaaattgaaCGGCAACAATCACAAGTCCATGACACCCACATCCGGACAATAGCAGATGATAGTAACAGAAACGAAGTCATAAGCACACAGCAAATGT ctCAAATTGTTTCTTGCGAAATAAGATTAAGAGACCAGTGCAAAGGCACAACCTGCAATAG atATGAATGCCCTGCTGGCTGTTTGGATAGTAAAGCTAAAGTTATTGGCAGTGTACATTATGAAATG CAATCCAGCATCTGTAGAGCTGCAATTCATTATGGTATAATAGACAATGATGGTGGTTGGGTGGATATCACTAGACAAGGAAGAAAACATTATTTCATCAAATCCAATAGAAATGGTGTTCAAACAATTGG CAAGTATCAGTCTGCTAATTCCTTCACAGTCTCTAAAGTAACAG ttcagGCGGTCACTTGTGAAACAACTGTGGAACAGCTCTGTCCTTTTCATAAGCCTGCTTCACATTGCCCAAG agtataCTGTCCTCGGAACTGTATGCAGGCAAATCCACATTATGCTCGTGTAATTGGAACTCGAATTTATTCTGAT CTGTCCAGTATCTGCAGAGCAGCTGTACATGCTGGCGTGGTTCAAAATCACGGGGGTTATGTTGACGTGATGCCTGTGGACAAAAGAAAGACTTACATTGCTTCTTTTCAGAATGGAATCTTCTCAGAAAG TTTACAGAATCCTCCAGGAGGAAAGGCATTCAGAGTATTTGCTGTTGTGTGA